AGTGTGAGGACTGGTATACAAATGTGGGCCGGCTTTTTCATAGAAAAGGCATCTTTTATAAAAACTGTGTTTCGAGGAAACACAGCATAAAGCTAATAGAATgactttaagtgtgtgtgtcctacataattattattattaggtcaTCAGTGAGACCGAGCGCTATAACCCTAATGGTGTCATTGTCAAGCTACTGATAGATATTAGTGTTTACCCAGTGTGTGATTTGGTGATCGTGAgtcctggtgtgtgtttgactttgAGAATCTTGAGATGCTGTAGTTCTCAGTGGTCATGTGTAAGCTCTGGGAAATGTAGATGGATGCTACCCTGGATGGTCACAACCACCCAGCATTGATTATATCACCCACACCCATGCCTTATACAGCAATACTGCCTAATATTTAACTACGTCTGTCTTTGGTTACCAAATTTGACCCAGTGTTGGCGCTAAAGTGTTGCATATGCAGTCCAAATTTGGTTCCAGCATTGTGCCAATTTTTTGTCTCCTCCTACAAATTTTGCCCAATATTTTTTAGGCAGATTTCACTGTCATCAACAAAGTAAACTtcacaaaaatgttaaaaatgttaaatattccaAACAGAATTCGTAATAGGCTGATGAATCTGACAGCAAAGCTGCCAGTGATTATAatggttgttattattataggaTCACTTGGTAAGTCACCTGGGAAGTTCAGGCAGCCACCAGCAGAGATCCCTTTTTTCCAGGAGCCCTCGAATTGGCAAGAGTTCCAGCATCTCACACTGTCATTGCTTGGAGAGTCTGGAGTCAAGTTACAAATCTCTAGCCTCGAATAACGCTGAATGTAGTCTGCATATGccatcctgagagagagagagagagatttctgtCCTCTTGATTGTCTAATTGAAATGAACAGATGTACAGGTGCTCTATAGAGAACGGATTGTCAGCATAGTGAAGCTAATCATTTTAAGTGTAAATGTAAGCTAACTTTTGTCTTGGTGAAAGCTTTACAACTTAAGTGGACCAGCTGTGGTAAAGACagtgaaataagaaataatggtGCCTCAACCTTACCAGAACTCTCCATCCTCAGCTGAGTAATTAAGCTTGGCCTTATCCTCTGGTGAGACTTGGTCCCACTCTTTGGACCTGAACATGAAATCAAGATGGATTTTGTCCAGTAGAACATCATTAAACAATAATTATCTGTGAACTTTTGGCATTTTATTGGATTCAATAACACAATGTTTGATTGCATAACTACATACTCATAATGTATTTTTTCGACAGCTTACCGATCGCTCCAGGCACCGTTCCACTCTATGTGGCCCCAGGGATTTCTGAGACGAACCAATTCCACGACTTTAGTATCACTCTTCCTCACCTACAGCAAAGGAACCATCAGTACAGTATGTCTTGTATAGGGGTTCCTAATAAATTGTCTAGTGAGTGTAGATTACAGTAGGTGTGCATGTAGGTTTCAATGGTgtacaaaaaaattattcatgGGTGTCTGAGGTGGCCTGGGTGGGTCATACGTGAACATAcctggaaatatatataaaatattggtTGACAAGTGTTTGTTTAATGGGCAGGGTGGCTTAGCACGTTTGCCTCGCACCTTCAGGGGTGcacagtttgcatgttctctccgtACTTCAGGGATTTTCTCCCACCAGTCCAAACGTGCAAACATacactgtaggctgattggcatcttttgtgagtgagtgtgtatagtgacctggtatagactccaggtttcctgcaaccctgtgtagtATAATGGCTCCAGAAAATAGATGGAAGTGTGTCTTCTCAGTGTCTGACCTTCTGTGCTGCCGTGATGGAGTAGGCATGCCTTTTCACCAGTTTCTCTGTGGACCTGTGTTCAATTTCCTTATCGCTGGCCTGtgaataaaccaaaaaaaaaaaaaaacccataattTCAAAATGTATTTCAGTAATAAAACTTATTTGTAATAGTTTTTAGGCAATAAAGCTGCTATAGTACATACAGCAATGGAGGTACTGAGCAGAGAACCCCGACGCAGAGCTTTCTCTATGATGTTAAACAGGTTCGGTGGGGCTTTGCTCAGACTGTACCACTCGGCAATTCCTCCTGTGAAATCCTCATGGGCTTCACTGGCAAAACCTCCGGAGAGATTCTCATAGCAACCGTTTACCCTTTAAATTAGACATATTAGAGCTTTTCAGAGACCTCTCTATGCATTACTAACCAAGAGCCTAGATTTGATACAGAAAAACTCATCCAAACCCTAATTTATGATAACTGacatactaatacacacacttacttagcATAAGCCTTCTCCAGGAGCGCACTCCAGAATTCAGTTTGTTCTGTTGATTTCACAAACAGCAGCTCTCCGTTTTTGGTGGGAAGCTTGTCGTCGACAACGACGTCCACCCACTCGCCGTACTGCCACAGCTGGGAAGGTAATCAAACACAAGGCATGTGAACTCACCCTGGAAGGTACCAAACCCACAAAGAGATTGAATTTATGGTTGGCAAGTAGCAGTGCTCCAGACTGGGTTAAGTGTCCATAGAGAAGAGGTCCAGGTACAACCCCAGCAAACCTAgtgatatattttgaatatattttagcACGCTCTGCTTTGGGCTGACTTTGTGATACCATTTGTTTATTGCCCTAACTTATGACTGTGATATCCTTTTTTTTGACCTAGGCATTCTTTCTGTTGTGTTTCGATAAATATGATAAATCCACCAATGTACACGTCAACCACCGCGACTGTTTCTGATGATGTTGTTTATTGACCTGTCGAAAAcaaactttcttctgtataaatactccccgTTCATCTCAGTAAAATATAGAAGAGTTTTCTATTCAATCACAgtctctgtgtggttctttggCAAAAAACTTCCCTGATATCAGCAGAGCTAGCGGCGGCAACACAGCTCAGGCTTCTTCTCAGAGTGAAACCGAAAATTCGCTACATCCTAGCAGCCAACTGGGATCATACGGAAACTTCATAAAAACATCCCCGGTACCACTGAGACCCCATAGCAGCCAGGTTGAAACCTCGACCCCTAAAAGTCATTTAAGAATTTTACCacagaaaatattttgtttgttcattttctgCTGATTTAAGGCTAACTATATGTGATCATGCATTAATATATACTATTTTTTTGGACAAtgaaacatttcactacatgttgcATGGTTGTGTtcatgacaaataaaatgtaaaatgaaatttaGAAATAGGAAATTGAAATTTGAGTTTCAGAGTTGAACCAAACACTGGTATGATTTACCCGAAAGTGAAAGATGCCAGCATAATTTTCTGTAAAGTTCTGCTCAGGATGAATCACACGAGCGAGAATGTCTTGGTCCAGAGTGAGGGCAGCAATAGACGCCATCAACCAGCAGTCACCTAGAAGGGTCAAAGGTCAGTTGAACCACTTGCTATTTACACCCATTACCTCATTGTATTAGTGGGTTCATGAAGTTAAAAGACATGACTTAAAATAAGAGAATTGCTGTGATATAAGTAGAATCAAGGGGAAAAAGCACAACCAACcctacagaaaaataaatccaaatgtTGTCTTtaatcattgtaataattattaaataataatcgTTGTTTTCTTGAGATCAtgagaaaacaagaaagaaaaaaatataaaaatgcatgACCTCTTACGactttttaattcttttctGTTCTCCTGGTAAAAGTGTGGTAAAGTAAAACAAggccttttgttttcttttacaagCTGAATTAAATAATATACACCTCAATAAT
This genomic window from Hemibagrus wyckioides isolate EC202008001 linkage group LG27, SWU_Hwy_1.0, whole genome shotgun sequence contains:
- the LOC131347602 gene encoding calpain-2 catalytic subunit-like; the protein is MSASKYLNQDYEVLRRQCLKEGKLFCDPCFPAASESLGYNELGPNSAKAKGVEWKRPGELCPEPQKPQFIAEGATRTDVCQGHLGDCWLMASIAALTLDQDILARVIHPEQNFTENYAGIFHFRLWQYGEWVDVVVDDKLPTKNGELLFVKSTEQTEFWSALLEKAYAKVNGCYENLSGGFASEAHEDFTGGIAEWYSLSKAPPNLFNIIEKALRRGSLLSTSIAVCTIAEIEHRSTEKLVKRHAYSITAAQKVRKSDTKVVELVRLRNPWGHIEWNGAWSDRSKEWDQVSPEDKAKLNYSAEDGEFWMAYADYIQRYSRLEICNLTPDSPSNDSVRCWNSCQFEGSWKKGISAGGCLNFPATFSTNPQFRVELDIDSNGDNKCSVLVALMQIGARQAKQKGGKNYSIAFYIYKVPDKHLSLGPDDLQRPAAQSEFMPKREVCQRFDLPLGEYVIIPATYGANQEADFLLRVFSEK